The following coding sequences lie in one Nocardioides sambongensis genomic window:
- a CDS encoding acyl-CoA dehydrogenase family protein, whose protein sequence is MDLELNESEQAFQAEARAWLAENVPTTPLPSMDTPEGWALHQEWEARLAAARYSVVSWPEQYHGREASLIEWIIFEEEYYRAGAPGRVSQNGIFLLAPIIFEHGTAEQQDRFLPTMATGERIWAQCWSEPEAGSDLASLKSTARRDEERGGWLLNGQKIWCSRAALAHWGFGLFRSDPDAARHSGLTYFLFPLDAEGVTVRPIAQLDGEAGFAEVFFDDVFVPDADVLGAPGDGWRVAMSTAGNERGLSLRSPGRFTAAADRLVDLYGERPDARVADRVVDAWIKAEAYRLYTWGTVTRLADGGDVGAAGSVNKVWWSELDIALHETALDLLGPDAELESRWLDGYTFSLSGPIYAGTNEIQRNIVAERILGLPREPKGAGR, encoded by the coding sequence ATGGATCTGGAACTGAACGAGTCCGAGCAGGCCTTCCAGGCCGAGGCACGGGCATGGCTGGCGGAGAACGTCCCGACGACCCCGCTGCCCTCGATGGACACCCCCGAGGGGTGGGCGCTGCACCAGGAGTGGGAGGCGCGGCTCGCGGCAGCCCGCTACTCCGTCGTCTCCTGGCCCGAGCAGTACCACGGACGTGAGGCGTCGCTGATCGAGTGGATCATCTTCGAGGAGGAGTACTACCGCGCCGGCGCTCCCGGACGCGTCTCCCAGAACGGGATCTTCCTGCTCGCGCCGATCATCTTCGAGCACGGCACCGCCGAGCAGCAGGACCGGTTCCTGCCCACCATGGCCACCGGCGAGCGGATCTGGGCGCAGTGCTGGTCCGAGCCGGAGGCGGGCTCGGACCTCGCATCGTTGAAGTCGACGGCGCGCCGGGACGAGGAGCGCGGCGGGTGGCTGCTCAACGGGCAGAAGATCTGGTGCTCGCGGGCGGCGCTGGCGCACTGGGGCTTCGGGCTCTTCCGGTCCGACCCGGACGCCGCGCGGCACTCCGGGCTCACCTACTTCCTGTTCCCGTTGGACGCCGAGGGAGTGACGGTGCGGCCGATCGCCCAGCTCGACGGTGAGGCCGGGTTCGCCGAGGTCTTCTTCGACGACGTCTTCGTCCCCGACGCCGACGTGCTGGGCGCGCCCGGGGACGGCTGGCGCGTCGCGATGAGCACCGCCGGCAACGAGCGTGGTCTCTCACTGCGCTCTCCCGGCCGGTTCACCGCCGCCGCCGACCGCCTGGTCGACCTCTACGGTGAGCGGCCCGACGCCCGGGTCGCCGACCGGGTGGTCGACGCCTGGATCAAGGCCGAGGCCTACCGCCTTTACACCTGGGGCACCGTCACCCGTCTCGCCGACGGCGGCGACGTGGGCGCGGCCGGGTCGGTCAACAAGGTCTGGTGGAGCGAGCTGGACATCGCGCTGCACGAGACGGCGCTCGACCTGCTCGGCCCCGACGCCGAGCTGGAGTCGCGCTGGCTCGACGGCTACACCTTCTCGCTGTCCGGACCGATCTACGCCGGCACCAACGAGATCCAACGCAACATCGTGGCGGAGCGGATCCTCGGTCTGCCCCGCGAGCCGAAGGGAGCGGGCCGATGA
- a CDS encoding acyl-CoA dehydrogenase family protein, with amino-acid sequence MRFELTEDQRDFAASLDRLIAGADPVGVARAWGAGDTAPGLSLWRRLADQGVSALLVPEEAGGMGATPVELAVAFEVLGKHAVPGPWVEAAAYLATELSGEAQEAVAAGAVATVAVPPHTPYALDADVATQVYLAGSDGLRTATPDEQLTSVDRTRRLFRLRAGGIHDTADRAAEAFDAAALATSAQLLGAGERVLAGAVTYVKQRRQFGREIGSYQAIKHQLADVRIALDFARPLVHGAALADDVDRGRAVSAAKVACADAAYRASRTGLQVHGAIGYTEEFDLSVWITRIRALVTAWGTPGFHRARILQSLTATPAGAR; translated from the coding sequence ATGAGGTTCGAGCTGACCGAGGACCAGCGGGACTTCGCCGCGTCGCTGGACCGACTGATCGCCGGCGCCGACCCGGTCGGGGTCGCTCGCGCCTGGGGCGCCGGCGACACCGCCCCCGGGCTGAGCCTGTGGCGGCGTCTCGCCGACCAGGGGGTCTCGGCGCTGCTGGTCCCCGAGGAGGCCGGCGGGATGGGCGCCACCCCGGTCGAGCTCGCGGTGGCCTTCGAGGTTCTCGGCAAGCACGCGGTGCCCGGCCCCTGGGTCGAGGCCGCCGCCTACCTGGCCACCGAGCTCTCCGGCGAGGCCCAGGAGGCGGTCGCCGCCGGCGCGGTGGCGACGGTCGCGGTGCCGCCGCACACGCCGTACGCGCTCGATGCCGACGTCGCCACCCAGGTGTACCTGGCCGGGAGCGACGGGCTGCGCACCGCGACCCCCGATGAGCAGCTCACCTCGGTGGACCGCACCCGCCGGCTCTTCCGGCTCCGGGCCGGCGGCATCCACGACACCGCGGACCGGGCCGCCGAGGCGTTCGACGCGGCGGCGCTGGCGACCTCCGCGCAGCTGCTCGGCGCCGGCGAGCGGGTGCTCGCCGGCGCGGTCACCTACGTCAAGCAGCGCCGTCAGTTCGGACGCGAGATCGGCTCCTACCAGGCGATCAAGCACCAGCTCGCGGACGTGCGGATCGCGCTCGACTTCGCCCGCCCCCTGGTCCACGGGGCCGCGCTGGCCGACGACGTCGACCGGGGCCGGGCGGTCTCGGCCGCGAAGGTCGCCTGCGCCGACGCCGCCTACCGCGCCTCGCGCACCGGCCTGCAGGTGCACGGCGCGATCGGCTACACCGAGGAGTTCGACCTGAGCGTGTGGATCACCCGGATCCGTGCGCTGGTCACCGCGTGGGGCACGCCGGGGTTCCACCGGGCCCGGATCCTGCAGAGCCTGACCGCCACCCCGGCCGGAGCGCGCTGA
- a CDS encoding acyl-CoA dehydrogenase family protein: protein MDFALDDDQRELASTVRSLLDKRAGSAAVRAAAESEAGYDSALWSALAEQVGVAALAVPEQYDGVGASFFETAVVLEELGRSLAPNPLLATTVAAEALLAGGTEEVRQRLLPRLAAGEIGTLVTDPWAVLDVEHATIVLAVVGDDLVEVSDPRTTWAESMDQTLRLGRADLDAAATTVIGDGAAALARTELVTAAAVAALAVGLCQRALDETVGYAREREQFGRPIGSFQALKHRMADMLVRTEISRSASWAACYALAHSDDAEETAMLVRTAVSYALESAQLVTGEAIQLHGGIAITWEHDAHLWFKRAHALSHLAGAPHRHRAAVTL, encoded by the coding sequence ATGGACTTCGCACTCGACGACGACCAGCGCGAGCTGGCCAGCACGGTCCGCTCCCTGCTGGACAAGCGTGCCGGCTCCGCTGCGGTCCGCGCCGCGGCGGAGTCCGAGGCCGGGTACGACTCAGCCCTGTGGAGCGCCCTCGCCGAGCAGGTCGGGGTGGCCGCCCTGGCCGTGCCGGAGCAGTACGACGGCGTCGGAGCCTCGTTCTTCGAGACCGCCGTGGTGCTCGAGGAGCTCGGTCGCAGTCTCGCCCCGAACCCGTTGCTGGCGACCACCGTCGCCGCCGAGGCGTTGCTCGCCGGTGGCACGGAGGAGGTCCGGCAGCGGCTGCTCCCCCGGTTGGCGGCCGGTGAGATCGGCACCCTGGTCACCGACCCCTGGGCCGTGCTGGACGTGGAGCACGCCACCATCGTGCTGGCGGTGGTCGGCGACGACCTCGTCGAGGTCTCCGATCCGCGGACGACGTGGGCCGAGTCGATGGACCAGACCCTCCGGCTGGGCCGGGCGGACCTGGACGCTGCGGCGACCACGGTGATCGGCGACGGCGCCGCGGCGCTCGCCCGCACCGAGCTGGTCACCGCCGCGGCGGTCGCCGCGCTGGCCGTCGGCCTGTGCCAGCGTGCGCTCGACGAGACCGTCGGCTACGCCCGGGAGCGGGAGCAGTTCGGTCGACCGATCGGCTCGTTCCAGGCGCTGAAGCACCGGATGGCCGACATGCTGGTGCGGACCGAGATCAGCAGGTCGGCGAGCTGGGCCGCGTGCTACGCGCTGGCGCACTCCGACGACGCCGAGGAGACGGCGATGCTGGTCCGCACCGCGGTCTCCTACGCCCTGGAGTCCGCCCAGCTGGTCACCGGCGAGGCGATCCAGCTGCACGGCGGCATCGCGATCACCTGGGAGCACGATGCCCATCTCTGGTTCAAGCGCGCGCACGCGCTCAGCCACCTCGCCGGCGCTCCGCACCGGCACCGCGCCGCGGTGACCCTCTGA
- a CDS encoding trypsin-like serine peptidase, with translation MKKKVLGRPVRRTLVMASALALALTSVLVVLGGTSSQAAAPGGTGGSQAQGSFDSHVVASGRSAAKAAAAASYWTPRRMAAAVPMDETVGRPGSSRAGAAAAKKANKRVNVPRPVGKLFFSDGNVDAVCSATAVRGPGSNRVLTAGHCVHTGPNPQTGQPRFYSNWIFVPRYHKGKAPLNRWVANYAFVPKAWSRKHRYASDQAVLLMRKSNGKKLVKKVGGAKVVINAKQRQRKVRAWGWPAQGRYNGQLAWRCDGPTKKTNKYGARGDAVLSCTMNGGASGGPWLLRQRKGLVLWAVTSRRALARPHLIAHPLPKVVRAMIKARPS, from the coding sequence ATGAAGAAGAAGGTCCTCGGACGACCCGTCCGCCGCACACTGGTGATGGCGAGCGCCTTGGCGCTCGCACTGACCTCGGTGCTGGTGGTTCTCGGTGGCACCAGCAGCCAGGCGGCCGCCCCCGGCGGCACCGGCGGCTCGCAGGCGCAGGGCTCGTTCGACAGCCACGTGGTGGCCAGCGGCCGGAGCGCCGCGAAGGCCGCCGCTGCCGCGTCCTACTGGACGCCGCGCCGGATGGCCGCTGCGGTGCCGATGGACGAGACCGTGGGACGGCCCGGCAGCTCCCGGGCGGGTGCCGCCGCAGCGAAGAAGGCCAACAAGCGGGTCAACGTCCCGCGCCCGGTCGGCAAGCTCTTCTTCAGCGACGGGAACGTCGACGCGGTCTGCTCCGCGACCGCCGTCCGCGGCCCCGGCTCCAACCGGGTGCTCACCGCCGGGCACTGCGTGCACACCGGGCCCAACCCGCAGACCGGCCAGCCCCGCTTCTACAGCAACTGGATCTTCGTGCCGCGCTACCACAAGGGCAAGGCGCCGTTGAACCGCTGGGTCGCCAACTACGCGTTCGTCCCCAAGGCCTGGAGCCGCAAGCACCGCTACGCCTCGGACCAGGCCGTGCTGCTGATGCGCAAGTCCAACGGGAAGAAGCTGGTCAAGAAGGTCGGCGGCGCGAAGGTCGTCATCAACGCCAAGCAGCGCCAGCGCAAGGTCCGCGCCTGGGGCTGGCCGGCGCAGGGCCGGTACAACGGTCAGCTCGCCTGGCGGTGCGACGGCCCGACCAAGAAGACCAACAAGTACGGCGCCCGCGGCGACGCGGTGCTCTCCTGCACCATGAACGGCGGCGCGAGCGGCGGTCCCTGGCTGCTGCGTCAGCGCAAGGGCCTGGTGCTCTGGGCGGTGACCTCGCGGCGCGCGCTGGCCCGGCCGCACCTGATCGCGCACCCGCTGCCGAAGGTGGTCCGCGCGATGATCAAGGCGCGCCCCAGTTGA
- a CDS encoding flavin reductase family protein yields the protein MPADETPSDIPEGISPDARVTWPPPALIDSWLGDAEVDFEFRPGEDVAVHDDPEARAAARRFRDVLGCFGSGITVITTMSGDEPVGMTCQSFSSVSLDPPLITFIPAKSSRAWPLIQRSGKFCVNVLAADQEHVSATMATRGIDKFAEVSWQPAEVTGSPVIDGTLAHLDCTIHAAYEAGDHYIVVGRVQHLATQAEGADVTEPLLFFKGRYRTTDG from the coding sequence GTGCCTGCCGACGAGACGCCATCGGACATCCCGGAGGGGATCAGCCCGGACGCACGCGTGACCTGGCCTCCGCCGGCGCTGATCGACTCCTGGCTGGGCGACGCCGAGGTGGACTTCGAGTTCCGGCCCGGCGAGGACGTGGCCGTCCACGACGATCCGGAGGCCAGGGCGGCGGCGCGCCGTTTCCGCGACGTACTGGGCTGCTTCGGCTCGGGGATCACCGTGATCACCACGATGAGCGGCGACGAGCCGGTCGGGATGACCTGCCAGTCGTTCTCCAGCGTCTCGCTCGACCCGCCGCTGATCACCTTCATCCCGGCGAAGAGCTCCCGGGCCTGGCCGCTGATCCAGCGCTCGGGCAAGTTCTGCGTCAACGTGCTCGCGGCCGACCAGGAGCACGTCTCGGCCACGATGGCCACCCGCGGGATCGACAAGTTCGCCGAGGTCTCCTGGCAGCCCGCCGAGGTGACCGGGTCGCCGGTGATCGACGGCACCCTGGCCCACCTGGACTGCACGATCCACGCCGCCTACGAGGCCGGCGACCACTACATCGTGGTGGGCCGGGTCCAGCACCTCGCCACCCAGGCCGAGGGCGCAGACGTCACCGAGCCGCTGCTCTTCTTCAAGGGCCGCTACCGCACCACCGACGGCTGA
- the hsaC gene encoding iron-dependent extradiol dioxygenase HsaC, whose translation MTINLKSMGYVRVASTDLDAWRTFAGKVLGLAEGRGPNPENQYWQIDAVSARLVVFPSDVDQLDATGWELADHQALQEARDHLTAAGVDFEEGTTEELAERRVQEMIRFRDPWDNVFELFHGITYEARPVVPPYGATFVTADQGMGHIVIPVLDDVEALRFYTEVLGFRLRDSMSLPGELGGKEPGTKIWLRFLGINPRHHSLAFLPMPNPTKCVHIMLEVDKLDHVGRALERVRKYDAPLSATLGRHMNDEMISFYVKSPGGFDIEFGTEGLRVEDDRWVARESTAVSYWGHNFGGGN comes from the coding sequence GTGACCATCAACCTCAAGTCCATGGGCTACGTCCGCGTGGCCAGCACCGATCTGGACGCCTGGAGGACCTTCGCCGGCAAGGTGCTGGGCCTCGCCGAGGGACGCGGACCGAACCCGGAGAACCAGTACTGGCAGATCGATGCGGTCTCGGCCCGCCTGGTCGTCTTCCCCTCCGACGTCGACCAGCTCGACGCCACCGGGTGGGAGCTCGCCGACCACCAGGCGCTGCAGGAGGCGCGCGACCACCTGACCGCGGCCGGCGTCGACTTCGAGGAGGGCACCACCGAGGAGCTGGCCGAGCGCCGGGTGCAGGAGATGATCCGGTTCCGCGACCCCTGGGACAACGTCTTCGAGCTGTTCCACGGCATCACCTACGAGGCCCGCCCGGTGGTGCCGCCCTACGGCGCGACGTTCGTCACCGCCGACCAGGGCATGGGACACATCGTGATCCCGGTGCTCGACGACGTCGAGGCTCTGCGCTTCTACACCGAGGTCCTCGGCTTCCGCCTCCGCGACTCGATGAGCCTGCCCGGGGAGCTCGGTGGCAAGGAGCCCGGCACCAAGATCTGGCTCCGCTTCCTCGGCATCAACCCGCGCCACCACTCGCTGGCGTTCCTGCCGATGCCGAACCCGACCAAGTGCGTGCACATCATGCTCGAGGTCGACAAGCTCGACCACGTGGGCCGCGCGCTCGAGCGCGTCCGCAAGTACGACGCGCCCCTCTCGGCCACCCTCGGGCGGCACATGAACGACGAGATGATCTCGTTCTACGTGAAGTCGCCCGGCGGCTTCGACATCGAGTTCGGCACCGAGGGCCTGCGGGTGGAGGACGACCGCTGGGTCGCCCGGGAGTCCACCGCGGTCTCCTACTGGGGCCACAACTTCGGCGGTGGCAACTGA
- the hsaD gene encoding 4,5:9,10-diseco-3-hydroxy-5,9,17-trioxoandrosta-1(10),2-diene-4-oate hydrolase, producing MGAARTGFGKEETRATVRVATEAAGELTLNYYEADARSEADADRLPLLMLHGGGPGASAWSNFGPALGGFAARYRTLLVDQPGFGGSDKPPVVGNYYRFSADAVVALMDRLGLERVHLLGNSLGGGTAMRLALTHPDRVGRLILMGPGGLSLNLFHADPTEGVQRLMDFSADPSRDALRAFISTMVVNQALVTDELVEERFADATAPGAQDAMRSMGMSFFDPATAEDGMLWREAHRLRHHTLLTWGREDRVNPLDGAMAALKLIPKAQLHVFPRCGHWAQIEAADEFRDIAVAFLDRHRPATHPARTTPGETS from the coding sequence ATGGGCGCGGCTCGCACCGGGTTCGGCAAGGAGGAGACCCGGGCCACGGTCCGGGTCGCGACCGAGGCCGCCGGCGAGCTCACCCTCAACTACTACGAGGCCGACGCCCGGAGCGAGGCGGATGCCGACCGGCTCCCGCTGCTGATGCTGCACGGCGGGGGCCCGGGCGCCTCGGCCTGGTCCAACTTCGGGCCCGCGCTGGGCGGGTTCGCGGCTCGCTACCGCACGCTTCTCGTCGACCAGCCGGGCTTCGGCGGCTCCGACAAGCCGCCGGTGGTGGGCAACTACTACCGGTTCTCCGCCGACGCCGTGGTGGCCCTGATGGACCGGCTCGGGCTGGAGCGGGTGCACCTGCTGGGCAACAGCCTCGGCGGGGGCACCGCGATGCGCCTGGCGCTCACCCACCCCGATCGCGTCGGCCGGCTGATCCTGATGGGCCCCGGCGGGCTCTCGCTCAACCTCTTCCACGCCGACCCGACCGAGGGCGTCCAGCGGCTGATGGACTTCTCGGCCGACCCGTCCCGGGACGCCCTGCGCGCGTTCATCTCCACGATGGTGGTGAACCAGGCGCTGGTGACCGACGAGCTCGTTGAGGAGCGCTTCGCCGACGCCACCGCCCCCGGCGCCCAGGACGCCATGCGGTCGATGGGCATGTCGTTCTTCGACCCGGCGACCGCTGAGGACGGCATGCTGTGGCGCGAGGCGCACCGGCTCCGCCACCACACCCTGCTGACCTGGGGCCGGGAGGACCGGGTCAACCCGCTGGACGGCGCGATGGCGGCCCTCAAGCTGATCCCCAAGGCGCAGCTGCACGTCTTCCCGCGCTGCGGCCACTGGGCGCAGATCGAAGCGGCCGACGAGTTCCGCGACATCGCCGTCGCGTTCCTGGACCGACATCGTCCGGCCACACACCCCGCACGCACCACCCCTGGAGAGACCTCGTGA
- the hsaA gene encoding 3-hydroxy-9,10-secoandrosta-1,3,5(10)-triene-9,17-dione monooxygenase oxygenase subunit has product MTTTFPAEVQAVLDGVRDLLPTFRDRAEDGERLRVVPDASIKELEETGFFRLLQPRRFDGLEADPVAFYTAVRDIASADGSTGWVSSVVGVHPWQVALFDDKAQQAVWGEDTRVRLSSSYAPTGKAVQTDGGFLLSGKWSFSSGCDHCSWVLLGGLVFNADGQVVDFRTFMVPREKYQIVDVWNVVGLRGTGSNDIVVEETFIPEEFTLSMGETGQCRGPGQAVNTSDLYKLPFHSIFTSTIATPIIGMAKGAYAEHVEMQNKRVRAAYLGEKASLDPFAAVRIARASSEIDAAWALLMSNVREEQAQVAKGEQIPLELRLRVRRDQVLGTARAIEAIDALFEASGGRALAEGTYLQRVWRDAHAGRVHAANDPERALQMYGAQQFGHKIDPGMY; this is encoded by the coding sequence ATGACCACCACCTTCCCGGCAGAGGTGCAAGCCGTTCTCGACGGTGTCCGCGACCTGCTGCCGACCTTCCGTGACCGCGCCGAGGACGGCGAGCGGCTCCGGGTCGTGCCGGACGCCTCGATCAAGGAGTTGGAGGAGACCGGCTTCTTCCGCCTGCTGCAGCCGCGCCGGTTCGACGGCCTCGAGGCCGATCCGGTGGCCTTCTACACCGCCGTGCGCGACATCGCCTCGGCGGACGGGTCGACGGGCTGGGTCTCCAGCGTGGTCGGCGTCCACCCCTGGCAGGTCGCCCTCTTCGACGACAAGGCGCAGCAGGCCGTGTGGGGCGAGGACACCCGGGTCCGGCTCTCCTCCTCCTACGCGCCGACCGGCAAGGCGGTGCAGACCGACGGTGGGTTCCTGCTCTCCGGCAAGTGGAGCTTCTCCTCCGGCTGCGACCACTGCAGCTGGGTGCTGCTCGGCGGCCTGGTGTTCAACGCCGACGGTCAGGTGGTGGACTTCCGCACCTTCATGGTGCCGCGGGAGAAGTACCAGATCGTCGACGTGTGGAACGTGGTCGGCCTGCGCGGCACGGGATCGAACGACATCGTCGTCGAGGAGACCTTCATCCCCGAGGAGTTCACCCTCTCGATGGGGGAGACCGGCCAGTGCCGGGGGCCGGGTCAGGCGGTCAACACCTCCGACCTCTACAAGCTCCCCTTCCACTCGATCTTCACCTCCACCATCGCCACCCCGATCATCGGGATGGCGAAGGGCGCCTACGCCGAGCACGTGGAGATGCAGAACAAGCGGGTGCGTGCCGCCTACCTCGGTGAGAAGGCGTCCCTGGACCCGTTCGCCGCGGTCCGGATCGCGCGGGCCTCCTCCGAGATCGACGCCGCCTGGGCGCTGCTGATGAGCAACGTCCGCGAGGAGCAGGCGCAGGTCGCGAAGGGGGAGCAGATCCCGCTCGAGCTCCGGCTGCGGGTGCGCCGGGACCAGGTGCTCGGCACGGCGCGGGCGATCGAGGCGATCGACGCCCTGTTCGAGGCCTCCGGCGGGCGCGCCCTCGCCGAGGGCACCTACCTGCAGCGGGTGTGGCGGGACGCGCACGCCGGCCGGGTGCACGCCGCGAACGACCCCGAGCGGGCCCTGCAGATGTACGGCGCCCAGCAGTTCGGCCACAAGATCGATCCGGGGATGTACTGA